The Candidatus Deferrimicrobiaceae bacterium sequence CTACGAAAAGATCCAGACCCCCGGGCAGGAGATCTCCGACGGCCTCACGGGCGATTGGGACCTCAACGTCGAATCCACCATCGAGGAAACCAAGGACCTGCTCGAGTCTCCCGACGAGGCGCCGGTCATCCGCTTCGTCAATTCCCTGCTGTTCCGTGCTATCCGCGAGCGCTCCAGCGACATCCACGTCGAGCCCTACGACCGGGAGCTGCTGGTCCGCAACCGGGTCGACGGCATCCTTCGCACGATGGTCACCGCCCCCCGCAAGTGGCACGCGCCGGTCGTTTCCCGCATCAAGGTCATCGCCGGGATGGACATCGCCGAACGCCGGCTTCCGCAGGACGGTCGCATCAAGATTCGCCTCGGCGGGAAAGAAATCGACATCCGCGCCTCGATCGTCCCGACTTCCTTCGGCGAGCGGGCGGTGCTCCGCCTTCTCGACCGGAGCAATCTCGTCCTCGGGCTCGAAGACGTCGGCCTCGACCCTTCCGACATGCAGAAGGTCTCGAAGCTCTTGACGCGGGCCAACGGCATCATCCTCGTCACCGGCCCCACGGGGTCGGGCAAGACGACCACGCTCTACGGCGTTCTCCGGCGTCTCGATTCCGCGACGCGCAACATCATCACCATCGAGGACCCCGTCGAGTACCAGATCCAGGGGATCGGCCAGATCCAGGTCAATCCCAAGATCCAGCTCACATTCGCCAACGGACTTCGGTCGATCCTTCGCCAGGACCCCGATGTCATCATGGTCGGCGAGATCCGCGATGCCGAAACCGCCGAGATCGCCATCCAGGCATCCCTGACCGGCCATCTGGTGCTGTCGACGCTCCACACCAATGATTCCGCCAGCGCCGTCACACGCCTGGTCGACATGGGCATCGAGCCGTTCCTGGTCGCCTCCTCCCTTTCCGCCGTCATCGCCCAAAGACTGGTTCGACGCCTTTGCCCGCAATGCAGCAAGCCCTATTCGCCTACACCGGCGGAATGGAGCAAGCTGGGGCTTTCCGGATCGCCGACCGGAGAGTTCCGCGCGCCCGTCGGCTGCGACGCCTGCCTGGGCTCGGGGTACACCGGCCGGATCGGCCTGTTCGAGATCCTGATCGCCGATGATCCGGTCCGGAACCTTGTATTGACCCGTTCCGATGCCGACGGGATCCGCAACTTCGCCGTTTCCCGGGGGATGCGAACCATCCTTGCCGCAGGCGCCGAAAAAGTTATGTCCGGGCGTACCTCGGTCGAAGAGGTATTGCGCGTGACCCAGGAACAATAAAATCGTCGTGGCCACCTTCCATTACAAAGGCGTCGGCCGCGACGGGACCAAGCTGTCCGGCGAAATCGATGCCGATTCCGTGGCCGCGGCACGTCGAAAGCTGCACACCGACGGCGTCTTCCCCCTCGAACTCGATGAAAAAAAGCCGTCCCGCTCCTTCTTTTCCGGCGCAGGCCTCCTGTCGCGCCAGGACATCCTCCCGCTGGCAACGCGTCAGATCGCCACTTTGATCGATGCCGGCGTCCCGATCGTCAAGGCCCTCCAGTCCCTTTGCGGCCAGGTCGAGGATCCCGGCTTCCGCGGGGTGCTCATCGACATCCAGGAAGCCGTCCGGGCCGGCATGCCGTTCGCCCGCGCGATAGAAACGCACCCCGCCGTATTTCCCGAGATCTACGTCAGCATGGTCCGGGCAGGCGAGGAAAGCGGGCATCTCCCGCTCGCCCTTTCGAGGCTGGCCGACCACCTCGAGCTCCAGGCGCGCACCCGCAGCCGCGTCCGTTCCGCGCTGGCGTATCCCATCCTGATGGGAGTCGTCGGGGTTCTCGTGGTCTCGTTCCTCTTGACCTTCGTCGTCCCGAAGATCGTCGGCATCTTCTCGCACCTGGGCGCGGCGCTTCCCCTTCCCACTAAGATGCTGCTCGCAGTGACCGGCGTCCTCTCCTCCGCCTGGTGGGCCATCCTGATCGTCATCTTCCTGGCGGTCGCGGTCTTCCGGCGCTATGTGGCGACGCCCCCGGGCCGCCTCGTCCGGGATGGTCTGCTGCTCCGGCTCCCGCTCTTCGGCCGGATCAACCATCTCGCCGCCCTGTCCCGTTTTTCCCGCACCCTCTCCACCCTGATCGCGGGGGGGATCCCTGTCGATCGGGCACTCCGGATCGTGGCGCCGGTCGTCGGGAATGCCGTGATGTCCACGCACATCGAATCCGCCGCTACACGCGTCGTCGAAGGCTTCTCGCTGTCCGAGGCGCTGAAGACCTTCGGCGAAATCCCCGAAACGCTCATCCAGATGGTCTCGGTAGGCGAGGAAAGCGGAAAACTCGATTTCATCCTCGAGAAAATGAGCGACTCGCTCG is a genomic window containing:
- a CDS encoding type II secretion system F family protein, whose protein sequence is MATFHYKGVGRDGTKLSGEIDADSVAAARRKLHTDGVFPLELDEKKPSRSFFSGAGLLSRQDILPLATRQIATLIDAGVPIVKALQSLCGQVEDPGFRGVLIDIQEAVRAGMPFARAIETHPAVFPEIYVSMVRAGEESGHLPLALSRLADHLELQARTRSRVRSALAYPILMGVVGVLVVSFLLTFVVPKIVGIFSHLGAALPLPTKMLLAVTGVLSSAWWAILIVIFLAVAVFRRYVATPPGRLVRDGLLLRLPLFGRINHLAALSRFSRTLSTLIAGGIPVDRALRIVAPVVGNAVMSTHIESAATRVVEGFSLSEALKTFGEIPETLIQMVSVGEESGKLDFILEKMSDSLDGELDARMTRLLSLLEPAIILAMGLTVGFIVIAILLPLLEISNIVR
- the gspE gene encoding type II secretion system ATPase GspE: MTPSPGPAHLFDLSKVTPEADLLARLPIAYARKYLLLPCRDAAGTLFLVTGKPEATEAIDEFRFLAGPIEVVPAPESADEVLAQIDGTYEKIQTPGQEISDGLTGDWDLNVESTIEETKDLLESPDEAPVIRFVNSLLFRAIRERSSDIHVEPYDRELLVRNRVDGILRTMVTAPRKWHAPVVSRIKVIAGMDIAERRLPQDGRIKIRLGGKEIDIRASIVPTSFGERAVLRLLDRSNLVLGLEDVGLDPSDMQKVSKLLTRANGIILVTGPTGSGKTTTLYGVLRRLDSATRNIITIEDPVEYQIQGIGQIQVNPKIQLTFANGLRSILRQDPDVIMVGEIRDAETAEIAIQASLTGHLVLSTLHTNDSASAVTRLVDMGIEPFLVASSLSAVIAQRLVRRLCPQCSKPYSPTPAEWSKLGLSGSPTGEFRAPVGCDACLGSGYTGRIGLFEILIADDPVRNLVLTRSDADGIRNFAVSRGMRTILAAGAEKVMSGRTSVEEVLRVTQEQ